The proteins below are encoded in one region of Pseudomonas sp. SCB32:
- a CDS encoding putative quinol monooxygenase: protein MSPSAIAILRVQAFSGRAGALGIHLGQLLEQVRQQPGCQSGELQALDADHWQLQTHWSSQAELEAHLSGPKAQQWLGQLGWSDLALGLAFESRSVD from the coding sequence ATGTCCCCGTCCGCCATTGCCATCCTCCGCGTGCAGGCGTTTTCCGGTCGGGCCGGCGCGCTGGGTATTCATCTGGGCCAGCTGCTGGAGCAGGTGCGCCAGCAACCCGGCTGCCAGTCCGGCGAGCTGCAGGCGCTGGATGCCGACCACTGGCAACTGCAAACCCACTGGAGCAGCCAGGCCGAGCTGGAGGCGCACCTGTCCGGCCCCAAGGCCCAGCAGTGGCTTGGTCAACTCGGCTGGAGCGACCTGGCGCTGGGTCTGGCCTTCGAGAGCCGCAGCGTCGACTGA
- a CDS encoding PLP-dependent aminotransferase family protein: MELHLIIHGQKDLAGQLYRQLREAIDTGRLAPGTRLPPSRLLAEQLGISRKTISDTYAQLTYEGVLVGKVGSGTFVNARMPRSDRRQDSFRFASQANIDHWASLNPRLSHPGAEGTAKADFIGGATTQLQFPQEEWRRCVNYAMRQMNTPRGHYSRPEGIAPLRDGIARHIAYARGVNCQLDDVMVCNGAQQALDLLARVMLRPGDKVAMEDPGYPPARLLFRMLGAEVVGVPVDAEGMQVERIPDGTRMIYSTPSHQFPLGMPMSPARREALLERAVELGALVIEDDYDSEFRYEGRPTDALQRLDRHGVVAYIGTFSKVLLPELRLGYLILPPSLFPAVIRARQLCDWHSSTLPQWALAKFMAEGYLLKHIRRCHGIYAGRRERILARLDGDLSPWLEAVPSVAGFHLSALFRQPTKVPLLTELARKVEVGLYGLAPFYDREPVRDGLVLGFGAIDTLDIDPALDKVRDLLQQLG; this comes from the coding sequence TTGGAGCTTCACCTGATCATCCACGGCCAGAAAGACCTGGCCGGGCAACTCTATCGCCAGCTGCGCGAAGCCATCGATACCGGCCGCCTGGCCCCCGGCACCCGTTTGCCGCCCAGTCGCCTGCTGGCGGAGCAACTGGGCATCTCGCGCAAGACCATTTCCGATACCTATGCGCAGCTGACCTACGAGGGCGTGCTGGTCGGCAAGGTCGGCAGCGGCACCTTCGTCAACGCGCGGATGCCCCGCAGCGACCGGCGCCAGGACAGTTTCCGCTTTGCCAGCCAGGCCAACATCGACCATTGGGCCAGCCTCAACCCGCGCCTCAGCCATCCCGGCGCCGAAGGTACGGCCAAGGCCGACTTCATCGGCGGCGCCACCACCCAGCTGCAGTTTCCCCAGGAGGAATGGCGGCGCTGCGTGAACTACGCCATGCGCCAGATGAACACCCCGCGCGGGCACTACAGCCGCCCCGAGGGCATCGCCCCGCTGCGCGACGGCATCGCCCGGCACATCGCCTATGCCCGTGGGGTGAATTGCCAGCTGGACGACGTGATGGTCTGCAACGGCGCGCAACAGGCCCTGGACCTGCTCGCACGGGTGATGCTGCGCCCCGGCGACAAGGTCGCCATGGAAGACCCCGGCTATCCCCCGGCGCGGCTGCTGTTCCGCATGCTCGGCGCCGAGGTGGTGGGCGTGCCGGTGGACGCCGAAGGCATGCAGGTGGAGCGGATTCCCGATGGCACGCGGATGATCTACAGCACGCCTTCGCACCAGTTCCCGCTGGGCATGCCGATGAGCCCGGCGCGACGCGAGGCGCTGCTGGAGCGGGCCGTCGAGCTGGGCGCGCTGGTGATCGAGGACGACTACGACAGCGAGTTCCGCTACGAAGGCCGGCCCACCGATGCCCTGCAGCGTCTCGACCGGCACGGCGTGGTGGCCTACATCGGCACCTTCTCCAAGGTGCTGCTCCCGGAGCTGCGCCTGGGCTACCTGATCCTGCCGCCGTCGCTGTTCCCGGCGGTGATCCGTGCGCGCCAACTGTGCGACTGGCACAGCTCCACCCTGCCGCAATGGGCCCTGGCCAAGTTCATGGCCGAAGGCTACCTGCTCAAGCACATCCGCCGCTGCCACGGCATCTACGCCGGCCGCCGCGAGCGCATCCTCGCCCGGCTGGACGGCGACCTGTCGCCCTGGCTGGAGGCGGTGCCCTCGGTGGCCGGCTTCCACCTCAGCGCCCTGTTCCGCCAGCCGACCAAGGTGCCGCTGTTGACGGAGCTGGCGCGCAAGGTCGAGGTCGGCCTCTATGGGCTGGCGCCCTTCTACGACCGGGAGCCGGTGCGTGACGGGCTGGTGCTCGGCTTCGGCGCCATCGACACCCTGGACATCGACCCGGCGCTGGACAAGGTGCGCGACCTGCTGCAGCAGTTGGGGTGA
- a CDS encoding mechanosensitive ion channel family protein has protein sequence MLLWFTLVFWPLAGFGDPAGSDIAVSAPDAAPAELRIENRTVMTFRGNLLGETPELRARRARAAIGDALQGGGELAVSIDPIQSSYIVLLGYSRAFIVTPQDVDPPGTSVRVAAEQAADNLRRVVSESGEARNLRFLLMALGYSALATVVYFLLLRGVSLGRRRLFERLPRLMSQHRQWFKLGHTTLFDVQYIYYLFGRLVWLIYWVVVFLFSYQWLSFVLSQFPYTRPWGESLNVHLIDLVRYLLNGILGAMPGLAVALCIVLIARAISGFSRRLLQRLARPGTLGWLTDETLQPTTRLTSLAIWLFALVMAYPYLPGSGTDAFKGLSVLIGLMISLGASSVVGQAAAGLILTYSRTLRAGEFVRIGEHEGTVTEVGMFNTTIRTGLGEVLTLPNSMITGSVTKNYSRIVQGQGYVVDTVVTIGYDTPWRQVEAMLVEAARRTEGILDKPAPGVFQTALSDFYPEYRLVAQAIPSEPRPRAELLSVLHANIQDVFNEYGVQIMSPHYLGDPNHPKWVPRDQWYSAPARPPAGEDVAK, from the coding sequence ATGTTGCTGTGGTTCACGCTGGTGTTCTGGCCACTGGCGGGTTTTGGTGATCCGGCGGGCAGCGACATTGCGGTGTCGGCTCCTGACGCGGCGCCGGCCGAGCTGCGTATCGAGAACCGCACGGTCATGACCTTCCGCGGCAACCTGCTGGGCGAAACCCCGGAGCTGCGCGCACGCCGCGCAAGGGCTGCCATCGGAGACGCCTTGCAGGGCGGTGGAGAGCTTGCGGTCAGCATCGACCCGATCCAGAGCAGCTACATCGTGCTGCTGGGCTACAGTCGCGCCTTCATCGTCACGCCACAGGATGTCGACCCACCGGGCACCTCGGTACGGGTCGCGGCGGAGCAGGCAGCCGACAACCTGCGCCGCGTGGTGAGCGAGAGCGGCGAGGCGCGCAACCTGCGCTTCCTGCTCATGGCGCTGGGCTACTCGGCGCTGGCCACGGTGGTCTATTTCCTCCTGCTGCGCGGCGTAAGCCTGGGGCGGCGCCGGCTGTTCGAGCGCCTGCCGCGCCTGATGAGCCAGCACCGGCAGTGGTTCAAGCTCGGGCACACGACGCTGTTCGATGTGCAGTACATCTATTACCTGTTCGGCAGGTTGGTCTGGCTGATCTACTGGGTGGTGGTGTTCCTGTTCAGCTACCAGTGGCTGAGCTTCGTGCTGTCGCAATTCCCCTACACCCGTCCGTGGGGCGAGAGCCTCAACGTGCACCTGATCGACCTGGTGCGCTACCTGCTCAACGGCATACTCGGCGCCATGCCGGGGTTGGCGGTGGCGCTGTGCATCGTGCTGATCGCGCGGGCGATCAGCGGCTTCTCCCGGCGCCTGCTGCAACGCCTGGCGCGCCCCGGCACCCTGGGCTGGCTGACCGATGAAACGCTGCAGCCGACCACTCGGCTGACTTCCCTGGCGATCTGGCTGTTCGCCCTGGTGATGGCCTATCCCTACCTGCCCGGCTCGGGCACCGATGCCTTCAAGGGGCTCTCGGTGCTGATCGGCCTGATGATCTCTCTCGGCGCTTCCAGCGTGGTTGGCCAGGCCGCCGCCGGGCTGATCCTCACCTATTCGCGGACCCTGCGCGCCGGTGAGTTCGTCCGCATTGGCGAGCATGAGGGCACGGTGACCGAAGTCGGCATGTTCAACACCACTATCCGCACCGGCCTGGGCGAGGTACTGACCCTGCCCAACTCGATGATCACGGGCTCCGTGACCAAGAACTACTCGCGCATCGTCCAGGGCCAGGGCTACGTGGTGGATACCGTGGTGACCATCGGCTACGACACCCCGTGGCGCCAGGTGGAGGCCATGCTGGTCGAGGCGGCGCGGCGCACCGAGGGCATTCTCGACAAGCCCGCGCCTGGTGTTTTCCAGACCGCGCTGTCGGACTTCTATCCCGAGTACCGCCTGGTGGCCCAGGCCATTCCCAGTGAGCCGCGGCCCCGCGCCGAGCTGCTGAGCGTGCTGCATGCCAATATCCAGGACGTGTTCAACGAGTACGGCGTGCAGATCATGTCGCCGCACTACCTGGGCGATCCGAACCATCCCAAGTGGGTGCCGAGGGATCAGTGGTACAGCGCGCCGGCCCGTCCACCGGCCGGTGAGGATGTCGCGAAATGA
- a CDS encoding SDR family NAD(P)-dependent oxidoreductase — MNLHLTDKLALVSGSTKGIGFAIAQGLAREGARVILNGRSQASVEEALGRLRAQQADAKVEGFAGDLSDPQQIAALVRRYPAVDVLVNNLGIFDPKSFEEIPDEDWVRFLDVNLLSGVRLSRAYLPGMKQKNWGRVVFISSESAIQIPLEMIHYGVTKTPQLGLSRGLAESCAGTGVTVNAVLPGPTASEGVGEFVGKLSGGQPFEEFEAEFFRTARPGSLLQRFARPEEIANLVVYVCSEASSATNGAALRVDGGLVRSAF, encoded by the coding sequence ATGAACCTGCATCTGACAGACAAGCTCGCCCTGGTCAGCGGCTCGACCAAGGGCATCGGATTCGCCATCGCCCAGGGCCTGGCCCGGGAAGGCGCGCGGGTGATCCTCAACGGCCGTAGCCAGGCGTCGGTGGAGGAGGCGCTGGGCCGGCTGCGCGCGCAACAGGCCGACGCGAAGGTCGAAGGCTTCGCCGGCGACCTTTCCGATCCCCAGCAGATCGCGGCGCTGGTCCGGCGCTACCCGGCGGTGGACGTGCTGGTGAACAACCTCGGCATCTTCGACCCGAAGTCGTTCGAGGAGATCCCGGATGAGGACTGGGTGCGTTTCCTCGACGTCAACCTGCTCTCCGGCGTTCGCCTGTCCCGCGCCTATCTGCCGGGCATGAAGCAGAAGAACTGGGGGCGGGTGGTGTTCATCAGCAGTGAGAGCGCCATCCAGATTCCGTTGGAGATGATTCATTACGGCGTGACCAAGACCCCCCAGCTCGGGCTCTCCCGTGGGCTGGCGGAAAGCTGCGCCGGTACCGGCGTGACGGTGAACGCGGTGCTGCCGGGGCCGACAGCCTCCGAGGGCGTGGGGGAGTTCGTCGGCAAGCTCTCCGGTGGCCAGCCGTTCGAGGAGTTCGAGGCGGAGTTCTTCCGCACCGCGCGGCCGGGTTCGCTCCTGCAGCGCTTCGCCCGCCCGGAGGAGATTGCCAACCTGGTGGTCTATGTCTGCTCGGAAGCCTCGTCCGCCACCAATGGCGCGGCGCTGCGGGTGGACGGCGGGCTGGTGCGTTCGGCGTTCTGA